Proteins encoded by one window of Chanos chanos chromosome 7, fChaCha1.1, whole genome shotgun sequence:
- the wbp1lb gene encoding WW domain binding protein 1-like b — protein MTVEYYGKMGLFLYAVGSVSPTEASVLEVVHCEGVNNQSYVCESGHCCGESQCCSYYYELWWFWLVWAVIFILSCCCVCHHRRTKHRLQQQQRQHEINLIAYREAHNYTSIPFYFRFLPSYLLPDYEEVVNRPPTPPPPYSAVNIGPSPAVSPLTTEPQEGHCPSRQATPVPPVSDTLCSRSSTEEIHSPGDYSLKANSKTQSGLERSGSGQIALPLEETSSVEKREDCRKELLRDVAVSEEKDRVLGRHRRFTGDSGIEVCVCGRGSGVGGGVLENREAKEMEGLLSEEEQEDDSAEFCEGCGHRSYGDVEQGLVATERSAEHGASPVSQPHSVCLYLHTIEEQEGPHHGNGESQS, from the exons ATGACAGTTGAATATTACGGTaaaatgggtttgtttttgtatgcCGTCGGATCTGTCAGCCCGACTGAAGCAAGTGTCCTAGAG GTAGTTCACTGCGAAGGGGTAAACAACCAAAGCTATGTGTGTGAATCTGGACACTGTTGTGGGGAATCCCAATGCTGCAGCTACTACTACGAGCTCTGGT ggTTTTGGCTGGTCTGGGCCGTCATTTTCATTCTGagttgctgttgtgtgtgtcacCATCGACGGACCAAACACAGACTTCAACAGCAGCAGAGACAACATGAGATCAACCTTATTGCTTACAGAGAAGCCCACAACTACACATCAATACCCTTCTACTTCA GGTTTCTACCCAGTTACCTTCTCCCAGACTACGAAGAGGTGGTAAatcgcccccccaccccacctccgcCGTACAGTGCCGTAAACATCGGCCCATCGCCTGCCGTCAGTCCACTAACCACAGAACCACAGGAGGGCCACTGCCCATCCAGACAGGCCACTCCAGTACctcctgtctcagacacactctgCTCCAGATCCAGCACAGAGGAGATCCACTCGCCAGGTGACTACAGTCTCAAAGCCAACAGCAAGACCCAGTCGGGGCTTGAGCGGAGCGGGTCTGGCCAGATCGCCTTGCCCCTGGAGGAGACCTCCAGTGTGGAGAAACGGGAGGACTGCAGAAAGGAGCTGCTCAGAGATGTGGCTGTTtctgaggaaaaagacagagtccTGGGGAGGCACCGGAGGTTCACCGGTGATTCTGGGATCGAGGTGTGCGTATGTGGCCGCGGCAGTGGCGTAGGAGGCGGAGTTCTTGAGAATCGGGAAGCCAAAGAGATGGAGGGACTGCTAAGCGAAGAGGAGCAAGAAGACGACTCAGCGGAGTTTTGCGAAGGATGCGGCCACCGTTCCTATGGAGACGTGGAACAGGGCTTGGTCGCCACGGAGAGGAGCGCGGAACATGGCGCGTCACCCGTATCGCAgcctcattctgtctgtctttatctgcACACCATCGAGGAGCAAGAGGGTCCTCACCATGGCAACGGCGAATCACAGAGCTGA